A DNA window from Luteolibacter luteus contains the following coding sequences:
- a CDS encoding DUF6528 family protein gives MILRFLASLVLAHTAIAADLITVCGGEEVYQVDPKASPVTKLWSWRAKDRPELPEAIKGIFATTDECKAIDNGKRMLVCASSGGCALLEMPSGKALWWAKVTNAHSIEILPSGAIAVASSTGANGNKIVFFNASVPEKPVHEIPLPSAHGLVWDEERTGLWAIGFKELLFCQMKKGDPPLSFQVKARYPLPDEDGHDLRPVPHSPELILSTHAHVWRFHRDKGEFKPDSELKDRVETKSIDIHPKTGRIMLTQASGENWWTNFVELLNPAAKITLEREKIYKARWFITED, from the coding sequence ATGATCCTCCGCTTCCTCGCTTCCCTGGTCCTGGCCCACACGGCAATCGCCGCGGACCTCATCACCGTTTGCGGTGGGGAGGAAGTCTATCAGGTCGATCCGAAGGCATCCCCGGTGACCAAGCTCTGGTCATGGCGCGCCAAGGACCGGCCGGAGCTTCCCGAAGCGATCAAAGGAATCTTCGCCACCACGGACGAGTGCAAGGCCATCGATAACGGCAAGCGCATGCTCGTCTGTGCCTCCTCCGGCGGTTGCGCCTTGCTGGAAATGCCCTCCGGCAAGGCACTCTGGTGGGCAAAGGTCACCAACGCCCACTCGATCGAGATCCTCCCCAGCGGCGCGATCGCCGTCGCCTCCTCCACCGGCGCGAATGGAAACAAGATCGTCTTCTTCAACGCCTCCGTGCCCGAAAAGCCCGTCCATGAGATCCCTCTCCCCTCCGCACACGGGCTCGTCTGGGACGAGGAGCGCACCGGCCTATGGGCCATCGGCTTCAAGGAGCTGCTCTTCTGCCAGATGAAGAAAGGTGACCCACCCTTGTCCTTCCAAGTAAAGGCGCGCTATCCCCTTCCCGATGAAGATGGCCACGACCTGCGCCCCGTTCCTCACTCCCCGGAACTGATCTTGTCCACCCATGCTCATGTCTGGCGCTTTCATCGCGACAAGGGCGAATTCAAACCGGACTCCGAGCTCAAGGATCGCGTCGAAACCAAGAGCATCGACATCCATCCGAAGACCGGGCGGATCATGCTCACCCAGGCTTCAGGGGAAAACTGGTGGACCAACTTCGTCGAACTCCTCAACCCTGCCGCCAAAATCACGCTGGAGCGGGAGAAGATCTACAAGGCACGCTGGTTCATCACGGAAGACTAA
- a CDS encoding DNA-3-methyladenine glycosylase I translates to MTRCPWLPADRELYREYHDTEWGVASYDERYLFEMICLEGAQAGLSWWTVLQKREHYRKVFHNFVPEKVAKMKDAELEKLVLDPGIIRHRGKIEAVRANAKAWLALREREGDAVKWLWSFAGGKPRVTSPKTMADIQTKTPESDAMSKALRKAGFNFVGSTTLHAFMQAVGMVNDHTVDCFRYKK, encoded by the coding sequence ATGACCCGCTGCCCTTGGTTGCCTGCCGATCGCGAACTCTACCGCGAATATCATGACACCGAGTGGGGCGTGGCGTCCTATGACGAGCGCTACCTCTTTGAGATGATCTGCCTTGAAGGCGCTCAAGCGGGACTTTCGTGGTGGACCGTGCTGCAAAAGCGCGAGCACTACCGGAAGGTCTTTCACAACTTCGTGCCGGAGAAGGTGGCAAAGATGAAGGATGCGGAACTTGAGAAGCTTGTTCTCGATCCGGGAATCATCCGGCATCGCGGAAAGATCGAAGCAGTGCGGGCAAATGCGAAAGCCTGGCTCGCACTAAGGGAGCGCGAGGGGGATGCGGTGAAATGGCTTTGGAGTTTTGCCGGCGGGAAGCCGCGTGTGACGTCTCCCAAGACGATGGCAGATATTCAGACGAAGACGCCGGAGTCTGATGCGATGAGCAAGGCGCTGCGGAAGGCCGGCTTCAATTTCGTGGGATCCACCACGCTTCATGCCTTCATGCAGGCGGTGGGCATGGTCAACGATCACACCGTCGATTGCTTCCGCTACAAGAAGTAG
- a CDS encoding DUF4139 domain-containing protein produces MKALAVTVALVSTMNAETALTIYNQNLAVVRETLPVELKAGESTLTFDRATAQVLPDSVVLRDPAGKAAFSILEQSYRNDPVSRSLLLSHFEGQVIDFRTTYPDGKVEVKPGKIIRSGHVPGGVPQDPIIEVDGKLRFQLPGEPLFPALGNDSILRPTLSWQLGSQDGAKFDAQLSYLSNGFNWEADYNLVAPEKGETVTLTGWVTVENNSGTGFDKALVKLVAGDVNIIEPAMPAAPMARGLAMAADRFEAKVQEKAFDDFHLYTLPRPLSIRDKETKQVEFLRSPAVKAVKRYVYDPNSMRFFGGGAAQTQPIQGMEFPKDVAIYWEFKNEEANGLGVPLPAGRVRFYRSDDQDGNLEFVGENNIDHTPRNEEVSLYTGNAFDLVGERKITNFERDDRADWLKETIEVTVKNRSKEPKEIVVREHLWRWLNWKIENNSMDYEKKDAQKIEFIVKLAPDEEKKVTYTAHYSW; encoded by the coding sequence ATGAAAGCTTTGGCCGTAACCGTCGCGCTCGTTTCCACCATGAATGCCGAGACCGCGCTCACCATCTACAATCAAAACCTCGCGGTAGTCCGCGAGACACTACCCGTCGAACTGAAAGCAGGCGAAAGCACCCTGACCTTCGACCGCGCCACTGCCCAGGTTCTTCCGGATTCCGTGGTGCTCCGTGATCCCGCAGGCAAGGCTGCCTTTTCGATCCTGGAGCAGAGCTACCGGAATGATCCCGTCAGCCGCTCACTCCTGCTGAGCCATTTCGAGGGACAAGTCATCGACTTCCGCACCACCTATCCCGATGGAAAAGTGGAGGTGAAGCCGGGCAAGATTATCCGCTCCGGCCACGTTCCCGGAGGCGTGCCTCAAGACCCGATCATCGAGGTCGATGGCAAGCTACGTTTCCAACTTCCCGGCGAGCCGCTTTTCCCCGCACTCGGCAACGACTCGATCCTCCGCCCCACCTTATCGTGGCAACTCGGCAGCCAGGATGGCGCCAAGTTCGACGCTCAGCTCTCTTACCTCAGCAACGGTTTCAACTGGGAAGCCGACTATAATTTGGTCGCCCCGGAGAAAGGAGAAACCGTCACGCTCACCGGCTGGGTCACCGTGGAAAATAACAGCGGCACTGGCTTCGACAAAGCGCTGGTAAAGCTCGTCGCCGGAGACGTGAACATTATCGAGCCGGCGATGCCCGCTGCCCCCATGGCACGCGGCCTCGCCATGGCAGCGGATCGATTCGAAGCGAAGGTCCAGGAGAAGGCCTTCGATGACTTCCACCTCTATACCCTGCCGCGCCCTCTCAGCATCCGGGACAAGGAGACCAAGCAAGTGGAGTTCCTGCGCTCGCCCGCCGTGAAGGCGGTAAAGCGATACGTCTACGACCCGAACTCCATGCGTTTCTTCGGAGGCGGTGCCGCGCAGACCCAGCCGATCCAAGGCATGGAGTTCCCGAAGGACGTGGCCATTTACTGGGAATTCAAGAACGAGGAGGCTAATGGCCTCGGCGTGCCCCTCCCCGCAGGACGCGTGCGCTTCTACCGCTCCGACGATCAGGACGGGAACCTCGAGTTCGTCGGAGAGAACAACATCGATCACACTCCGCGGAACGAGGAAGTCTCACTCTACACCGGCAATGCCTTCGACCTCGTGGGCGAGCGCAAGATCACCAACTTCGAACGCGATGACCGTGCCGATTGGCTAAAGGAAACCATCGAGGTCACCGTGAAAAACCGCTCGAAAGAACCGAAAGAAATCGTCGTCCGCGAGCACCTCTGGCGCTGGCTGAACTGGAAGATCGAGAACAACTCGATGGACTACGAAAAGAAAGACGCCCAGAAAATCGAGTTCATCGTGAAACTCGCACCGGACGAAGAGAAGAAGGTAACCTACACCGCCCACTACTCCTGGTAA
- a CDS encoding GNAT family N-acetyltransferase, producing METLDEHEWPRLVRPGSRVFIGGGASVPHALVASMLAHAERLQDVEIVHIHGLGATPWIDPRYEQILRTNSFFLTPAVREAVERGQADYTPCPMSEVPALFRSRRVPIDVALIQVSPPDEAGNCSLGVSVDVVRAAINAARVVIAQVNPLMPRTGGDSLLPVKRIDRFFMHRVALPECVKFVPDDRQDRIGRYASQLIEDGATLQVGLGNTPEAVIRALRKHKHLGIHSGMFNDALMELVRSGVVDNSRKTYKPGKIIASHVMGSRKLYRFCDKNPDLELHPSDWVNDPLRISKNERMVAINGAREIDLTGQVVRDSRGHRFYGGIGALQDFIRGAGRSKDGRPIIVLTSLTDDGKRSRIVADFEPGSGVSTGRGDVHYVVTEYGVASIYGRSIRERVARLVEIAHPDYRESLLEGAQARGWLPRFFTMPGGTRSGVESEWITFSCGRFRLRPLYPSDMRALQSFFYSHDEETVRLRYGYHRERMTGESAYKLAAVDQSRDRALGLFAEINGREELRAIGRYYLDPDGKSAEVAFVVHESTRRAGMGGFLLGELAVTARKRGITDFWASVLPGNHAMSALLARAGGTASRDDEDLRYDMKVARILRWRSRYLEHKQIHREKR from the coding sequence GTGGAAACCCTTGATGAACATGAATGGCCACGGCTGGTGAGGCCCGGGAGCCGGGTCTTCATTGGCGGCGGGGCTTCCGTGCCGCACGCGCTGGTGGCTTCCATGCTTGCCCATGCCGAGCGCCTGCAGGACGTGGAAATCGTCCACATCCATGGACTCGGGGCTACGCCATGGATCGATCCGCGTTACGAGCAGATCCTGCGGACGAATTCCTTTTTCCTCACTCCTGCAGTCCGGGAGGCTGTTGAACGCGGACAGGCCGACTACACGCCTTGCCCCATGTCGGAGGTGCCGGCGCTTTTCCGAAGCAGGCGGGTGCCGATCGATGTCGCGCTGATCCAAGTGAGCCCACCGGATGAAGCGGGGAACTGTTCGCTCGGGGTCAGCGTGGATGTCGTGCGTGCGGCGATCAATGCGGCGCGTGTGGTAATTGCGCAGGTGAATCCGCTGATGCCGCGCACCGGAGGAGACAGCCTTCTGCCGGTAAAGCGGATCGATCGCTTTTTCATGCACCGGGTCGCCTTGCCGGAGTGCGTGAAGTTTGTCCCGGATGACCGGCAGGATCGCATCGGGCGCTATGCTTCGCAGCTGATCGAGGATGGTGCCACCTTGCAGGTTGGCTTGGGAAATACCCCGGAGGCAGTGATCCGCGCACTACGGAAGCACAAGCATCTCGGAATCCACTCGGGAATGTTCAATGATGCGCTGATGGAGTTGGTCCGCAGCGGTGTGGTGGACAATTCGCGAAAGACTTACAAACCCGGCAAGATCATCGCCAGCCATGTGATGGGTAGCCGGAAACTATACCGGTTCTGCGACAAGAATCCGGATTTGGAGCTTCATCCGAGCGATTGGGTGAACGACCCGCTACGCATCTCAAAGAACGAGCGCATGGTCGCGATCAACGGGGCCCGTGAGATCGATCTGACCGGTCAGGTGGTCCGGGATTCCCGGGGCCACCGTTTTTACGGAGGGATTGGCGCACTTCAGGATTTCATTCGCGGTGCAGGCCGCAGCAAGGACGGACGCCCGATCATCGTGCTGACATCCCTGACCGACGATGGGAAGCGTTCACGAATCGTCGCGGATTTCGAGCCAGGGAGCGGTGTTTCCACCGGCCGTGGAGACGTTCACTACGTGGTCACGGAGTACGGCGTTGCCAGCATTTATGGGCGCAGCATCCGGGAAAGGGTGGCACGGCTTGTTGAGATTGCGCATCCGGACTACCGCGAGTCACTGCTGGAAGGAGCGCAGGCGCGCGGATGGTTGCCTCGATTTTTCACCATGCCTGGTGGCACGCGCTCCGGCGTGGAGTCGGAATGGATCACCTTTTCCTGCGGTCGGTTTCGGTTGCGCCCGCTTTACCCAAGCGACATGCGAGCCCTGCAGTCCTTCTTCTACTCGCACGATGAAGAGACCGTGCGGCTCCGATACGGTTACCATCGGGAGCGCATGACGGGTGAATCCGCCTACAAGCTTGCCGCCGTGGATCAGTCCCGCGACCGGGCGCTCGGGCTCTTTGCCGAGATCAATGGTCGCGAGGAGCTCCGTGCGATCGGCCGATACTACCTCGACCCGGACGGAAAATCTGCAGAGGTCGCCTTCGTGGTCCATGAGTCCACGCGTCGCGCCGGGATGGGTGGCTTTCTTTTGGGAGAGCTGGCAGTGACCGCCCGGAAGCGGGGAATCACGGATTTCTGGGCCAGCGTCCTGCCCGGGAACCATGCCATGTCCGCGCTTCTGGCCCGCGCCGGGGGAACGGCCAGCCGGGACGACGAGGATCTGCGCTATGACATGAAAGTGGCCCGCATCCTCCGCTGGCGCTCGCGATATCTGGAGCATAAGCAAATCCACCGCGAGAAGCGATGA
- a CDS encoding histone deacetylase family protein, protein MKTQRTGIHYDSCYEHHETGPGHPESPARYRALRAALEELPEDFVRLPRRRATVAEILLAHEAYYHDVVYRDVASCADVLRTGDTALSEDSYDVALDASGAVLAAVDAVMKGDIRRAFCAVRPPGHHATADRGMGFCIFNHVAVAARYLQKRHGLKRIAIVDWDVHHGNGTEAIFYEDPSVFYLSLHQYPLYPYTGSAGDTGSGTGEGATLNIPLAARSGGAAALAAWDAQAAPALDAFAPEFVLVSAGFDARIKDPLGDLEWDDATFVGLTKRVVALAEKHAGGRVVSSLEGGYYPPGLASAAVAHAQAMAGEFIAPGP, encoded by the coding sequence ATGAAAACCCAGCGCACCGGCATTCACTACGATTCGTGCTACGAGCATCACGAAACCGGCCCGGGCCATCCGGAGTCGCCGGCGCGCTATCGCGCGCTGCGGGCCGCCCTGGAGGAGTTGCCGGAGGATTTCGTGAGACTCCCCCGGCGCAGGGCCACAGTAGCGGAGATTCTTTTGGCCCACGAAGCCTACTACCACGATGTGGTCTATCGCGACGTGGCTTCTTGTGCCGATGTCCTGAGAACGGGCGACACGGCTTTAAGCGAGGACAGCTACGACGTCGCGCTGGACGCCAGCGGTGCCGTGTTGGCAGCGGTCGATGCCGTGATGAAAGGGGATATCCGGCGGGCCTTCTGTGCGGTGAGGCCACCCGGACACCACGCTACCGCGGATCGCGGCATGGGCTTTTGCATTTTCAATCACGTCGCCGTTGCTGCCCGCTATCTTCAGAAGCGGCATGGGCTCAAGCGGATTGCGATCGTGGATTGGGATGTGCATCATGGCAATGGGACGGAGGCGATCTTCTACGAGGATCCGAGCGTCTTTTACCTCTCTCTGCACCAGTATCCGCTCTACCCCTACACTGGCAGTGCCGGAGATACGGGGAGCGGGACCGGAGAGGGGGCGACCCTGAACATCCCGCTTGCGGCCCGCTCCGGAGGGGCGGCGGCCTTGGCTGCGTGGGACGCTCAAGCAGCGCCTGCCTTGGATGCCTTTGCTCCCGAGTTCGTGCTCGTCTCCGCGGGGTTCGATGCCCGGATCAAGGATCCTCTCGGTGATCTGGAATGGGACGACGCCACCTTTGTTGGTCTTACCAAACGGGTCGTGGCGCTGGCCGAGAAGCACGCGGGCGGGCGCGTGGTATCTTCCTTGGAAGGTGGCTATTATCCGCCGGGACTTGCCTCTGCTGCGGTTGCCCACGCGCAGGCGATGGCTGGCGAGTTCATTGCACCGGGGCCATGA
- the cls gene encoding cardiolipin synthase produces MPDPDTAPFLVGTGILLLHLLGIIHVIHALMTVRTAQGTIAWMVSLIAAPWVAIPLYWIAGRSRFSGYVRARRSDDADLRKLADEMHRRLRHYEIKPDDAFGRAAEILGGLPFTRGNELTLLIDGEETFEALFTSILSAEKYLLINFFIVKNDRIGTRFKDALVSRAKAGVKVYFLFDEIGSHKLSRSYLKEMEDAGIQCYAFGSNRHWWSRLQINFRNHRKIVVVDGEEAFIGGINVGDEYLGRDQRFGAWRDTHLKLRGPSVQAIQLVFIEDWNWAADDVPADLNWSGHAETADQIAAIIPTGPADPADSWQLVVAEAANTSRERLWIASPYFVPDGGVLTALQAAAIRGADVRILIPEKADHLLVWLSAFTYFEQTIPFGVKLYRYKRGFLHQKVMLVDDQLACVGTANLDNRSFRLNFEISGLSSDKAFIEEVAHMLELDFENSEVVKVTDFTERKFGFRLACRAARLMAPVQ; encoded by the coding sequence ATGCCAGACCCCGATACCGCCCCCTTCCTTGTCGGCACGGGGATCCTTTTGCTGCACCTTCTGGGAATCATCCACGTGATTCACGCGTTGATGACGGTGCGCACGGCCCAGGGCACCATTGCGTGGATGGTATCACTGATCGCCGCGCCTTGGGTCGCGATTCCCCTCTACTGGATTGCTGGCCGGAGCCGTTTCTCCGGCTACGTGCGGGCACGCCGTAGCGATGATGCGGATCTACGGAAGCTTGCCGATGAGATGCATCGCCGCCTTCGTCACTACGAAATCAAGCCCGACGACGCCTTCGGCCGGGCCGCGGAAATCCTCGGCGGACTCCCTTTCACCCGCGGCAACGAATTGACCCTGCTGATTGATGGAGAGGAAACCTTTGAAGCTCTCTTCACCTCCATCCTCTCCGCCGAGAAGTACCTGCTGATCAATTTCTTCATCGTGAAGAACGACCGCATCGGCACCCGCTTCAAGGACGCACTGGTCTCGCGGGCGAAGGCAGGAGTGAAGGTCTACTTCCTCTTCGACGAAATCGGGTCCCACAAGCTCAGCCGCTCCTACCTCAAGGAGATGGAAGACGCCGGCATCCAGTGCTACGCCTTCGGCTCGAACCGCCACTGGTGGTCACGCTTGCAGATCAACTTCCGCAATCACCGGAAAATCGTGGTGGTGGACGGAGAGGAAGCATTCATCGGCGGGATCAACGTGGGCGACGAATATCTGGGGCGCGACCAACGCTTCGGAGCATGGCGGGATACCCACCTCAAGCTCCGGGGACCCAGCGTGCAGGCGATCCAGCTCGTCTTCATCGAAGACTGGAACTGGGCAGCGGATGATGTCCCCGCCGATCTCAATTGGTCCGGCCATGCGGAAACCGCAGACCAGATCGCGGCAATCATCCCCACTGGCCCCGCCGATCCCGCGGACTCGTGGCAGCTCGTGGTGGCAGAAGCCGCGAATACCTCGCGTGAGCGTCTGTGGATCGCCTCGCCCTACTTCGTTCCGGATGGCGGCGTGCTCACAGCCCTTCAGGCCGCGGCAATCCGCGGTGCCGATGTGAGGATCCTGATCCCGGAGAAAGCCGATCACCTCTTGGTCTGGCTCTCCGCCTTCACCTACTTCGAACAAACCATTCCTTTCGGGGTGAAGCTCTACCGCTACAAGCGGGGCTTCCTCCACCAGAAGGTGATGCTCGTGGACGACCAGCTCGCCTGCGTGGGAACCGCCAATCTGGACAATCGCTCCTTCCGGCTCAACTTCGAGATCTCGGGCCTCAGCTCTGACAAGGCATTCATCGAAGAAGTAGCCCACATGCTGGAGCTGGACTTTGAGAATTCCGAAGTCGTGAAGGTCACCGATTTCACCGAGCGCAAGTTCGGCTTCCGCCTCGCCTGCCGTGCCGCAAGGCTCATGGCCCCGGTGCAATGA
- a CDS encoding alkaline phosphatase PhoX has product MKILSLRNNLLMTAALLGTHAAMAGTDVWFTPLTESAPVVAPNQLAELSSPWVTPEGISQKNALSLREVEDQILSPNQSIVRVPGLGSSASMFDMLAFDPTGNYLFIPHETSVGAGCSRHNLYDNSTETIFAGDASGNWASDYAAFDPCRWTPNNTLFLAEEWAGLGRVVEILNPMAPPAEIQSRVLESIANVSHEGVNFSSKFEDTIYFIDEFNSGSIYKFVMKKAGDYTVGQTFVLSVDSFLSSGGKPAEDWNQQPAGVVREGAATWVPLTNESGTPLPGITNPFRDGPPNDPRTSTDVFGGRPAADDAGGTPFGRPEDMSVSRLTNGNEVLFVAITSENKILSIEMLDKRNNGRPAKATGKAFVRVMASTATPRNLGFAATTGTLNSPDNISLDALGNVYVIEDAPNGSSTGGDIWFVRDKNSDGVAESIDHFMSIRVNGSEATGMIFNPAVPTEYAVSVQHPISTDLTTVPNGLGDSVWLFNVSNVPNGGFVKKLNNAKGLTNQ; this is encoded by the coding sequence ATGAAAATCCTCTCCTTGAGAAACAACCTCCTCATGACCGCTGCCCTGCTGGGCACGCACGCCGCAATGGCCGGCACCGATGTCTGGTTCACCCCGCTCACCGAATCCGCACCGGTCGTGGCACCGAACCAGTTGGCCGAGCTTTCCTCACCTTGGGTAACGCCGGAAGGCATCAGCCAGAAGAACGCCCTGAGCCTTCGCGAGGTGGAAGATCAGATCCTGAGCCCCAATCAATCGATCGTTCGCGTTCCGGGTCTCGGCAGCAGCGCTTCGATGTTCGACATGCTGGCTTTCGACCCGACCGGTAACTACCTCTTCATCCCGCACGAGACCTCGGTGGGTGCCGGATGCAGCCGCCACAATCTCTACGACAACTCCACCGAGACCATCTTCGCAGGCGATGCCAGCGGTAACTGGGCAAGCGACTACGCCGCCTTCGACCCCTGCCGCTGGACGCCGAACAACACCCTCTTCCTCGCCGAGGAGTGGGCCGGCCTCGGCCGCGTGGTCGAGATCCTCAACCCGATGGCTCCCCCCGCGGAAATCCAATCCCGCGTGCTGGAAAGCATTGCAAACGTTTCCCACGAGGGCGTGAACTTCAGCTCGAAGTTCGAAGACACGATCTACTTCATCGACGAGTTCAACTCGGGCTCCATTTACAAGTTCGTGATGAAGAAGGCCGGTGACTACACGGTCGGCCAGACCTTCGTCCTCTCCGTTGACTCCTTCCTGTCCAGCGGCGGCAAGCCTGCCGAAGATTGGAACCAACAGCCCGCGGGCGTGGTTCGCGAAGGCGCGGCCACCTGGGTTCCCCTGACCAATGAGAGCGGCACGCCGCTGCCAGGCATCACGAATCCCTTCCGCGACGGCCCACCGAACGACCCTCGCACCTCCACCGACGTTTTCGGAGGCCGTCCTGCCGCGGATGACGCCGGCGGCACTCCCTTCGGCCGCCCGGAAGACATGTCCGTCAGCCGCCTGACCAATGGTAACGAGGTCCTCTTCGTGGCCATCACTTCGGAGAACAAGATCCTCTCCATCGAGATGCTGGATAAGCGGAATAACGGTCGCCCGGCCAAGGCGACAGGCAAGGCCTTCGTCCGCGTGATGGCCAGCACCGCCACCCCGCGCAACCTCGGCTTTGCTGCCACCACGGGCACTCTCAACTCACCCGACAACATCTCCCTCGACGCCCTCGGCAACGTCTATGTCATCGAAGATGCCCCGAATGGTTCCTCGACCGGCGGCGACATCTGGTTCGTCCGCGACAAGAACAGCGATGGCGTCGCCGAATCGATCGATCATTTCATGAGCATCCGCGTGAACGGCTCGGAAGCCACCGGCATGATCTTCAATCCGGCCGTCCCGACCGAATATGCGGTGTCCGTGCAGCATCCGATCAGCACCGACCTCACGACCGTGCCAAACGGCTTGGGCGACTCGGTCTGGCTCTTCAACGTGAGCAACGTGCCGAACGGAGGCTTCGTGAAGAAGCTTAACAACGCGAAGGGCCTCACCAACCAGTGA
- a CDS encoding cysteine desulfurase family protein, with protein MIYLDANATTPLLPEVLDAMLPWLREGFHNPNASYRGAKEARKAIEDAREKVAALIGADPDEIVFTSGGTESTNAALKWLARLVGRKSGKVITSAIEHSAVLKPVETFADVGYAVTKAGVDAGGRLLVDEYRTACEAAKEGGGFASIMWANNETGVIQPIDEACEIAKQNGLAFHTDAIQAVGKIPVSVREGPVDFLSLSGHKFHGPKGVGALYVRSGARFEPLLRGGGQEKDRRSGTENTAGIVGLGKAAELAAARLAAWQTPAAIRSAFEAKVVESITGCTINGDLIHRLPGTSHLSFTGCEAAGLLILLDDLGVACSAGSACMTGKQQPSHVQKAMGFSDAKAKSSLRFGFSSLSTMEEAMEAAAALAKAVEKLRRVQGGNTGPVVVYSV; from the coding sequence GTGATCTACCTTGATGCCAACGCCACCACCCCGCTGCTGCCGGAGGTGCTTGATGCGATGCTTCCTTGGCTACGCGAAGGCTTCCATAATCCGAACGCCAGCTATCGCGGGGCGAAGGAGGCGCGCAAGGCGATCGAGGACGCCCGGGAAAAGGTGGCTGCGCTGATTGGTGCGGATCCGGATGAGATCGTTTTCACCTCCGGTGGAACGGAAAGCACCAATGCAGCGCTCAAGTGGCTGGCGCGCTTGGTGGGCAGGAAGTCCGGGAAGGTGATCACCAGCGCGATCGAGCACAGCGCGGTGCTAAAGCCGGTGGAGACCTTTGCGGATGTCGGCTATGCCGTCACGAAAGCCGGCGTCGACGCCGGTGGCCGCCTGCTGGTGGATGAATACCGGACTGCCTGCGAGGCAGCGAAAGAAGGCGGGGGATTCGCCTCGATCATGTGGGCGAATAATGAAACCGGAGTGATTCAACCGATCGACGAGGCCTGTGAGATCGCGAAGCAGAACGGCCTCGCCTTTCATACGGATGCGATCCAAGCCGTGGGCAAAATCCCGGTGAGCGTCCGGGAAGGGCCCGTGGATTTCCTCTCCCTGTCCGGGCACAAGTTCCATGGACCGAAGGGGGTGGGAGCGCTCTATGTTCGCAGCGGCGCCCGTTTCGAGCCCTTGCTTCGCGGAGGTGGCCAGGAGAAGGACCGCCGTAGCGGGACCGAAAATACGGCAGGCATCGTAGGTCTGGGGAAAGCTGCCGAGCTTGCCGCCGCCCGGCTGGCAGCATGGCAGACGCCCGCCGCGATCCGCAGTGCCTTCGAAGCGAAGGTGGTGGAGTCGATCACGGGCTGCACGATCAATGGCGACCTGATCCACCGGCTGCCGGGTACCAGCCACCTTTCTTTCACCGGCTGTGAAGCCGCGGGCCTGCTCATCCTTCTGGACGATCTCGGCGTGGCGTGTTCCGCGGGCTCCGCCTGCATGACCGGCAAGCAGCAGCCTTCCCATGTCCAGAAGGCGATGGGCTTCAGCGATGCGAAGGCGAAGAGCAGCCTTCGTTTCGGGTTTTCCTCTCTCAGCACCATGGAGGAAGCGATGGAGGCCGCTGCAGCACTGGCCAAAGCGGTGGAAAAACTCCGCCGGGTGCAAGGAGGCAATACCGGCCCGGTGGTGGTATATTCCGTCTGA